From the Cryptomeria japonica chromosome 2, Sugi_1.0, whole genome shotgun sequence genome, one window contains:
- the LOC131859930 gene encoding uncharacterized protein LOC131859930: MKFLIWNVRGCNAPDKRHLIKRGFDQAKPEVICIQETKLGREVAACIFGVRQRWSGHFVDSDGASGGLGIMWNPLVVQVDVVSSSKHWQVVKVISKTMNFSCFIFNVYGSTLAVDKCRLWENNSKHLEEVRSSLAIVAGDFNATLYSSKKRGGVRRLSRSQLDFQSFVNGNALFEVAAKGGNYTWTNRHRGFSYIAEKLDRFFLAGDWNLAPLVFEAEVLAISGSDHFSVSLVVQKDEVPIRCPFKVEKMWIREPSFKEHVVGWWKEAPARRLEGDLGALNAKVMAEGMNEVDFLTEKDLLIKYGGVLQMEEIYWK, translated from the exons ATGAAGTTCCTAAtctggaatgtcaggggctgcaatgcccctgacaagcgACATTTGATCAAAAGAGGTTTTGATCAAGCCAAGCCGGAAGTTATTTGTATTCAAGAGACTAAGTTGGGTCGTGAAGTAGCTGCTTGTATTTTCGGGGTAAGGCAGAGATGGTCTGGACACTTTGTGGATTCGGATGGGGCATCAGGTGGGCTAGGCATTATGTGGAATCCATTGGTTGTTCAAGTGGATGTTGTCTCAAGTTCTAAGCATTGGCAGGTGGTTAAGGTGATTTCGAAGACTATGAATTTctcttgttttatttttaatgtctatGGGTCGACTTTGGCTGTAGATAAGTGCAGATTATGGGAGAATAACTCTAAGCATCTAGAGGAAGTGAGGTCATCTTTAGCAATTGTTGCTGGAGATTTCAATGCCACCCTTTATTCCTCTAAGAAGCGTGGAGGGGTGAGGAGGTTGAGTCGGTCGCAATTAGACTTCCAATCTTTTGTTAATGGGAATGCTCTATTTGAAGTGGCAGCTAAAGGTGGGAATTATACATGGACTAATAGGCATAGAGGCTTTTCTTATATTGCTGAGAAACTTGATAGATTCTTCCTTGCAGGGGATTGGAATTTAGCCCCTTTGGTTTTTGAGGCTGAGGTTTTAGCCATTTCAGGATCGGATCATTTTTCGGTCTCCTTGGTTGTGCAGAAAGATGAAGTTCCAATTCGATGTCCCTTCAAGGTGGAAAAGATGTGGATTAGGGAACCGAGTTTTAAAGAGCATGTAGTTGGGTGGTGGAAGGAGGCCCCAGCG agaaggcTTGAAGGAGATTTGGGGGCTTTGAATGCGAAAGTCATGGCAGAAGGAATGAATGAAGTGGACTTCCTCACGGAGAAAGATCTTCTTATTAAATATGGAGGAGTTTTGCAGATGGAGGAGATTTATTGGAAATAG